From one Butyricimonas faecihominis genomic stretch:
- a CDS encoding thioredoxin family protein, whose product MKKIILFLSVSLFTFSLMAQTNFRNLAYKEALAAAKTEKKLVFIDFYTSWCGPCKMMMNNVFPMKNVGDYLNAKFVCIKIDAEKGEGPELAKRYQVKAYPTFIAITPDEKILMTKVGGTMDGNAFIGSIDRLIDPNKTPERMRQRYESGERTAALISAYAGMKMEEVYKNRQPDMAKKDEAFKIVQDYFNGLQDKERLAEENLFIYTTYTGNTTDAIAQYMIANRDRFVPAIKSDISDRIRELYRMDVLNYLSAQVPFDQEQYDIMKKGITDLGLNKDGRYTTAFRFIESYSKGDLDAFMTLCEKEYDKLNEDFQSFLMYNFANLFVNADEAVKKRAAKFIRHSFLNMDATMIVFVAQQLMQLEGKGH is encoded by the coding sequence ATGAAAAAAATTATTCTATTCTTGTCCGTTTCCTTGTTTACTTTTTCGTTAATGGCCCAGACGAATTTTCGGAATCTCGCTTACAAGGAAGCGCTTGCTGCCGCTAAAACCGAGAAAAAGCTAGTATTCATTGATTTCTACACCTCTTGGTGTGGTCCCTGCAAGATGATGATGAACAACGTTTTCCCGATGAAAAACGTGGGAGATTACTTGAATGCCAAATTCGTTTGTATAAAAATTGATGCTGAGAAGGGCGAAGGGCCAGAACTGGCAAAACGCTATCAGGTAAAAGCTTATCCGACTTTTATCGCGATAACTCCCGATGAAAAGATTTTAATGACCAAGGTGGGCGGGACGATGGACGGAAATGCTTTTATCGGTAGTATCGACCGTTTGATCGATCCGAACAAAACACCAGAACGTATGCGCCAACGCTATGAAAGCGGGGAGCGTACTGCCGCCTTGATTTCCGCCTATGCCGGGATGAAAATGGAAGAAGTTTATAAAAATCGTCAACCGGACATGGCCAAAAAGGATGAGGCTTTCAAGATAGTGCAAGATTATTTTAACGGTTTACAAGATAAGGAGCGTCTGGCAGAAGAAAACCTGTTTATCTACACGACTTACACGGGGAATACCACGGATGCTATTGCACAATATATGATTGCGAACCGAGATAGATTTGTTCCTGCAATTAAGAGTGATATTTCTGATCGAATAAGAGAATTGTACAGGATGGACGTTTTGAATTATCTATCCGCGCAAGTTCCTTTTGATCAAGAGCAATACGATATCATGAAGAAGGGAATCACGGATTTGGGATTGAATAAAGACGGTCGTTATACGACAGCATTTCGTTTTATTGAGTCTTATAGTAAAGGTGATTTAGACGCTTTTATGACGCTATGCGAGAAGGAGTATGATAAGTTGAATGAGGATTTTCAGTCTTTTCTCATGTATAATTTTGCTAATTTGTTCGTGAATGCAGACGAGGCGGTGAAAAAACGTGCGGCAAAATTTATACGTCATTCATTTCTGAATATGGATGCGACGATGATTGTGTTTGTAGCCCAACAATTGATGCAATTGGAAGGTAAAGGTCATTAA
- a CDS encoding polyprenyl synthetase family protein — translation MYTIDELRAIIKEELDKKEYIQKPYSLFEPILYILEDGGKRLRPLLTLMAYNLYREDIDRVLKSAIGIEIFHNYTLLHDDVMDDAELRRGRLTVHKKWNSNVAILSGDAAAITAYQCIEHCEDKYLRRAIDFFNQVAMDVCRGQQYDMLFETRNDVSEKEYIEMIYLKTSVLLAGSLRHGALLADAPEHEYNALYEFGGYLGLAFQLQDDYLDVYGDVAEFGKNIGGDIVANKKTYMLIKALELADPETKEELWGWIERKEFDHEEKIKAVTRIYDRLGIKELAFAAIDKYLKMSRDILDKIDVPRERKIDFYETLDAIGNRKK, via the coding sequence ATGTATACCATAGATGAACTTAGAGCGATTATCAAAGAAGAGTTAGACAAGAAAGAGTATATACAGAAGCCGTATTCCTTGTTCGAACCGATTCTGTATATTCTGGAAGACGGGGGAAAACGCTTGCGGCCTCTTTTAACGTTGATGGCATATAATCTTTATCGGGAGGATATTGATAGGGTGCTGAAATCCGCTATCGGAATCGAGATCTTCCATAATTACACGCTTTTACATGATGACGTGATGGATGATGCGGAGTTGCGGCGGGGACGGCTGACTGTTCATAAAAAGTGGAATAGTAACGTGGCCATCCTGAGTGGCGATGCGGCGGCGATCACGGCCTACCAGTGCATCGAGCATTGCGAGGACAAGTATTTGCGCCGGGCGATTGATTTCTTTAACCAAGTGGCGATGGACGTGTGCCGGGGTCAGCAATACGATATGTTGTTCGAGACCCGGAATGATGTTTCGGAGAAAGAATATATCGAGATGATTTATTTGAAGACTTCGGTGTTGCTTGCCGGGAGTTTACGGCATGGAGCTTTGTTGGCTGATGCGCCGGAGCATGAGTATAACGCTTTGTATGAATTCGGGGGATACTTAGGGCTGGCATTCCAGTTGCAGGATGATTACTTGGACGTGTATGGTGACGTGGCGGAATTCGGGAAGAATATCGGAGGTGATATTGTTGCCAATAAAAAGACATATATGTTGATCAAGGCGTTGGAACTGGCCGATCCGGAGACGAAAGAAGAGTTGTGGGGATGGATCGAACGAAAAGAGTTTGACCACGAGGAGAAGATCAAGGCGGTGACTCGAATCTACGATCGTTTGGGTATTAAAGAACTTGCTTTCGCGGCGATTGATAAATATTTGAAGATGAGCCGGGATATTTTGGATAAGATTGATGTCCCGAGAGAAAGAAAAATTGATTTCTACGAGACACTGGATGCGATCGGGAATCGGAAAAAATAA
- a CDS encoding dCMP deaminase family protein, which yields MSKSKQQLLDERYLRMARIWAENSYCERRQVGALIVRGDAIISDGYNGTPSGFENICEDENNKTKPYVLHAEANAITKVAKSNNSSLGATLYVTASPCIECAKLIIQAGIRRVVYSENYRSVDGIELLQKAGIDVAFIELNENQENKD from the coding sequence ATGAGTAAATCGAAGCAACAGTTACTGGATGAGCGTTATTTGAGAATGGCCCGGATATGGGCGGAGAATTCGTATTGCGAACGTCGGCAGGTTGGTGCGTTGATTGTGCGGGGGGATGCCATTATATCCGACGGGTATAACGGGACGCCTTCCGGGTTCGAAAATATCTGTGAGGACGAGAATAATAAGACGAAACCTTACGTGCTGCATGCCGAGGCGAACGCGATCACGAAGGTCGCGAAGTCAAATAACAGCAGTTTGGGGGCAACGTTGTACGTGACAGCCTCCCCTTGCATCGAGTGTGCCAAGTTAATCATTCAGGCCGGAATCCGGCGGGTGGTGTATTCCGAGAATTACCGGAGTGTTGATGGGATCGAGTTGTTGCAGAAAGCCGGGATTGACGTGGCGTTTATCGAGTTGAACGAGAATCAGGAAAATAAAGATTAA
- a CDS encoding S41 family peptidase codes for MNKSNLRALLTPIVLALAIVFGMMLNRFLPDRTQVSASSEMFLPVTGSKLDLIISMIQNSYVDTVDTRQIVENTIPVLLKDLDPHTVYIPAKDMQRANEGIVGNFGGVGIQFYKYLDTVTVVKVVPGGPSEKAGIKDGDRIVRVNDSLVAGVKMGQDKIQELMRGELGTKVELTIARRGEPKLITKEVVRGSIPVKSVDVAYMLNDTTGYLKTNTFGMHTYAEFMQALVKLKAEGMRKIIIDLRENEGGVLPIAIQMINEFLDADRLILYTQGQAQPRADYKSNGKGQFKDLRVDVLISEFSASASEIFAGAIQDNDRGLIIGRRSFGKGLVQEQRMLPDGSALRLTVARYYTPSGRSIQKPYNEGKEKYYNDLYNRLVHGEFSQKDSIVFDENLKYQTVGGRTVYGGGGIMPDVFVPADTTGVSRYLSDVTRTQFLYEYTFDFMDRHRPEMTNLKDYKQIQNYLKSFDLVNEMANYAARRGLKRDEKGIKESYQVLRTRIEAYIARHTIDDEGFYPILGQIDNTLQEAIKQ; via the coding sequence ATGAATAAGAGTAATTTGAGGGCTTTGTTGACTCCGATCGTGCTGGCTTTGGCCATCGTGTTCGGGATGATGTTGAACCGGTTCTTGCCGGACCGTACACAGGTGTCAGCGTCCTCGGAAATGTTTTTGCCCGTGACGGGAAGTAAGCTGGATTTGATTATCAGTATGATACAAAATTCGTACGTGGATACCGTGGACACGAGGCAGATCGTGGAGAATACAATTCCGGTCTTATTGAAGGATCTGGACCCACACACGGTATATATTCCCGCGAAGGATATGCAACGGGCAAATGAGGGGATCGTGGGAAACTTCGGGGGTGTTGGAATCCAGTTTTACAAGTACCTAGATACGGTGACCGTCGTGAAGGTGGTTCCGGGTGGACCTTCGGAGAAAGCCGGGATAAAGGACGGGGACCGGATTGTGCGGGTGAACGATTCTTTGGTTGCTGGGGTAAAGATGGGGCAGGATAAGATTCAGGAGTTGATGAGGGGGGAACTGGGAACGAAAGTGGAGTTGACGATCGCTAGAAGAGGGGAGCCGAAGTTAATCACGAAAGAGGTGGTTCGCGGAAGTATTCCGGTGAAGAGCGTGGACGTGGCGTATATGCTGAATGACACGACGGGTTATTTGAAAACGAATACTTTCGGTATGCACACGTATGCCGAGTTCATGCAAGCGTTGGTGAAGTTGAAGGCAGAGGGAATGAGGAAAATTATTATCGATTTGCGGGAGAATGAAGGAGGGGTGTTACCGATTGCGATACAAATGATTAACGAGTTCTTGGATGCCGACCGTTTGATTCTTTACACGCAGGGACAGGCGCAACCTCGTGCAGATTATAAGTCTAACGGCAAAGGGCAATTTAAGGATTTGCGCGTGGATGTGCTGATCAGCGAGTTTAGCGCGTCAGCCAGCGAGATTTTTGCCGGGGCGATACAGGATAATGACCGTGGGTTGATTATCGGGCGTCGTTCGTTTGGTAAGGGATTGGTTCAGGAACAGCGGATGTTGCCTGACGGTTCGGCCTTGCGTTTGACGGTGGCCCGTTATTACACGCCTTCGGGACGTTCTATCCAGAAACCGTATAACGAGGGGAAAGAGAAGTATTATAATGACCTTTACAATCGTTTGGTTCACGGGGAGTTCTCACAGAAAGACAGTATTGTTTTTGACGAGAATTTGAAATACCAGACCGTGGGCGGGCGTACCGTGTATGGTGGTGGCGGTATCATGCCGGATGTTTTCGTGCCGGCGGACACGACCGGGGTTTCCCGTTATTTGAGCGACGTGACGAGAACCCAGTTCTTGTACGAGTACACGTTTGATTTCATGGATCGGCATCGTCCGGAAATGACGAATCTGAAGGATTACAAGCAGATTCAGAATTACCTGAAATCATTTGACCTAGTGAACGAGATGGCGAATTATGCTGCCCGTCGCGGATTGAAACGGGACGAGAAGGGAATCAAGGAGTCCTACCAAGTTTTGCGTACTCGGATCGAGGCGTATATTGCCCGTCACACGATAGATGACGAGGGATTCTACCCGATTCTTGGTCAGATTGATAACACGTTGCAAGAAGCGATTAAACAATAA
- a CDS encoding DNA/RNA non-specific endonuclease, with product MKSILHGRLIFGLLFLFLALGSFADGRYIPVYDDGIRVDYKHYCLGFNKEHKQANWVYYELGSANLTGKASRKNDFRVDPKISRWSATPDDYKRSGYDRGHLCPAADMSFNAKAMSETFYMSNMSPQVPMFNRGIWKELEEHVRNRARKEKLYVVTGPIFKSNKGAIGKGKVAVPGYYYKLFYSPAKQQMIAYVLPNEESKRPLNSFAVSVDKVEKMTGIDFFSQLPDDLERELEADTLSHVSRDGGQASGGSYRPTRNQQVIAVVAVVVIFLVVHFLIKHRGGKKKKKKPARKPAKKKK from the coding sequence ATGAAGAGTATATTACACGGGAGGCTGATTTTTGGCCTCCTGTTTCTGTTTCTTGCCTTAGGTAGTTTTGCCGACGGGCGCTATATTCCGGTTTATGATGACGGGATACGGGTGGATTACAAGCATTATTGCTTGGGATTCAACAAGGAGCATAAACAAGCGAATTGGGTGTACTATGAGTTGGGTTCCGCAAACTTGACAGGGAAAGCGAGCCGGAAGAATGATTTCCGGGTGGATCCGAAGATCAGTCGCTGGAGCGCCACGCCCGACGATTACAAGCGGAGCGGTTACGACCGGGGGCATTTGTGTCCCGCGGCCGATATGTCGTTTAACGCGAAGGCGATGAGCGAGACGTTCTACATGTCGAATATGTCTCCCCAAGTGCCGATGTTTAACCGGGGAATCTGGAAAGAGCTGGAGGAACACGTGCGTAACCGGGCCCGGAAGGAGAAGCTGTACGTGGTGACGGGACCGATTTTCAAGAGTAATAAAGGTGCGATCGGCAAGGGGAAAGTGGCAGTTCCGGGATATTACTACAAGTTGTTTTATTCGCCTGCCAAGCAGCAAATGATCGCTTACGTGTTGCCTAACGAGGAGAGCAAGCGTCCCTTGAATAGTTTTGCCGTTTCCGTAGATAAGGTGGAGAAGATGACGGGGATTGATTTCTTTTCTCAATTACCCGATGATTTGGAGCGGGAGTTGGAGGCGGACACGCTTTCGCACGTGTCACGGGATGGGGGACAGGCTTCGGGAGGTTCGTATCGTCCGACAAGAAATCAACAGGTGATAGCGGTTGTCGCCGTAGTTGTGATCTTTCTTGTTGTGCATTTCTTGATAAAACACCGTGGAGGTAAGAAGAAGAAAAAGAAACCGGCACGCAAACCGGCAAAGAAAAAGAAATAA
- a CDS encoding TlpA family protein disulfide reductase produces the protein MKHLTFILLLVMTCSLTKAQQDDRGYIVKVGEKAPNIELLFPDGTKKQLKDLTGKVIMIQFTASWCGVCRKEMPFIEKDIWLKYKNNPEFALFGIDFKESKETTEKFAKDIKITYPLLLDPEGKAFYTYAAQGAGVTRNIIIDKKGNIAFLTRLYDPKEFEEMVKVIDKLLKEK, from the coding sequence ATGAAACATCTGACATTTATACTATTACTGGTCATGACCTGTTCGCTAACAAAGGCCCAGCAAGACGACAGGGGGTATATCGTGAAAGTAGGCGAAAAAGCCCCGAACATCGAGTTACTGTTTCCCGACGGAACCAAGAAACAACTAAAAGACTTGACAGGAAAAGTCATCATGATACAATTCACCGCCAGTTGGTGCGGTGTATGCCGTAAGGAAATGCCTTTTATCGAAAAAGACATCTGGCTGAAATACAAGAACAACCCAGAGTTCGCACTCTTCGGCATCGACTTCAAGGAGAGCAAAGAAACCACCGAAAAGTTCGCCAAGGACATCAAGATCACCTATCCTCTACTCCTTGACCCGGAAGGTAAAGCATTCTACACCTACGCCGCACAGGGAGCCGGAGTCACCCGTAACATCATCATCGACAAGAAAGGCAACATCGCCTTCCTCACCCGTCTCTACGACCCGAAAGAATTCGAGGAAATGGTGAAAGTCATTGATAAACTTTTAAAAGAGAAATAA
- a CDS encoding ATP-binding protein — protein sequence MEIPHYYARMIYLDRIKPFIDTQIIKVLVGQRRVGKSFMLFQLMDYIRGKNANADILYINKELFEFDSLRDYTDLMYYIQKHREGKTGKCYLFIDEVQDIMSFEKALRGLLADGGYDIYCTGSNARMLSGELATFLSGRYVEFRIWGLNYSEFMQFHQLEDSDETFSRYYKFGGLPYLVNLPFDEGIVSEYLRGIYNTILLKDIVDRHGIRNVRQLQDLTVYLADTIGNMFSASSISEYLKSQRIDLTPKMILEYLGYLENAFFVRRVRPVDIQGKKQFRVGEKYYFEDLGIRHVIRPFRPDDIGQVLENVVHHHLMVRGYTVHVGRDGDREVDFVAERDGEKLYIQVAASVMEQKTWEREYGNLLEIRDNYPKIVVTLDPLEGASFQGIRQIPVRRFLLMND from the coding sequence ATGGAAATACCGCATTATTATGCTAGAATGATCTATCTGGATCGAATAAAACCATTTATTGACACGCAGATTATAAAAGTTTTAGTGGGGCAAAGGCGTGTCGGGAAAAGTTTTATGCTTTTTCAGTTAATGGATTACATCCGGGGGAAAAATGCGAACGCTGATATACTATATATTAATAAGGAATTATTTGAATTTGATTCTCTCCGGGATTACACGGATTTAATGTATTATATACAGAAACACAGGGAAGGAAAGACAGGGAAATGCTATCTTTTTATTGATGAGGTGCAGGATATAATGTCATTTGAAAAGGCCTTGCGGGGATTGTTGGCTGATGGGGGGTATGATATTTACTGCACGGGAAGTAATGCCCGGATGCTATCGGGGGAATTAGCCACTTTTTTGAGTGGACGTTACGTGGAATTTAGAATTTGGGGGTTGAATTATTCGGAATTTATGCAATTCCACCAGTTGGAGGATAGTGATGAAACATTTTCCCGGTATTATAAATTTGGGGGACTTCCTTATTTGGTAAACTTACCTTTTGACGAGGGGATCGTGTCGGAATATTTAAGAGGTATCTATAACACGATTCTTCTGAAAGATATTGTTGATAGGCATGGTATTCGTAATGTTAGACAATTACAGGATCTTACCGTGTATTTGGCTGACACGATCGGCAATATGTTTTCGGCGAGTAGTATTAGTGAATATCTGAAGTCTCAAAGGATTGATTTGACCCCTAAGATGATTTTGGAGTATTTAGGGTATCTGGAGAATGCTTTTTTTGTTCGTCGGGTGCGTCCCGTGGATATTCAAGGTAAGAAACAATTTCGGGTAGGGGAGAAATATTATTTTGAAGATTTGGGTATCCGCCACGTGATTCGACCTTTCCGTCCGGATGATATTGGTCAAGTGTTGGAAAATGTTGTCCATCATCATTTGATGGTTCGTGGATACACGGTTCATGTCGGGCGCGACGGGGACCGGGAGGTCGATTTCGTGGCGGAGCGTGATGGTGAAAAGTTGTATATTCAAGTCGCCGCTTCCGTGATGGAACAAAAGACTTGGGAGCGTGAATATGGAAATTTACTGGAGATTAGAGATAATTATCCGAAAATTGTAGTTACTTTAGACCCGCTTGAGGGGGCCTCTTTCCAAGGAATCCGGCAAATTCCCGTGCGGCGTTTTCTTTTAATGAATGATTAA
- a CDS encoding tRNA-dihydrouridine synthase family protein — protein MKKYKIHFAPVQGLTDWTFRNIHAKFFGGVDAYYTPFIRVEKEDSFRSRDMKDCDPELNSVELLVPQVLGGEPAELDVCLQMLEGRGYKQVDINMGCPFTMISRRGKGAGLLPHPERVEALLEVVKDFPEIQCSVKMRLGWEDPGECLKLLPLLNAAPLAAIFLHARVGVQEYKGETDKEAFEAFYEGCEHPLYYNGDILTLEDIQAVTERFPRLEGVMIGRGLLANPALAQEYVEGRVLAGEERLRKFKAFHAELLAGYAERLQGDHQLLMKMKTFWEYFMPSTDRKVLKKIHKSNKLTQYNEAVVKAFMPGDEEE, from the coding sequence ATGAAAAAGTATAAGATACATTTTGCCCCGGTACAGGGGCTTACCGATTGGACGTTCCGGAATATACATGCGAAGTTTTTCGGGGGAGTGGATGCTTACTACACGCCGTTTATCCGGGTGGAGAAGGAGGATTCGTTTCGTTCAAGGGATATGAAGGATTGCGATCCGGAGTTGAATAGCGTGGAGTTGCTAGTTCCCCAAGTGTTGGGAGGAGAGCCTGCGGAGTTGGATGTTTGCTTGCAGATGTTGGAAGGACGGGGATACAAGCAGGTGGATATTAACATGGGATGCCCGTTCACGATGATTTCTCGACGGGGAAAGGGTGCCGGATTGTTACCTCACCCGGAGAGGGTGGAGGCCTTGCTGGAGGTGGTGAAGGATTTTCCGGAGATACAATGTTCCGTGAAGATGCGGTTAGGGTGGGAAGATCCGGGGGAATGTTTGAAATTATTGCCCTTGTTGAACGCGGCCCCGTTGGCAGCTATATTTCTTCATGCCCGGGTTGGCGTGCAGGAATACAAGGGGGAGACGGATAAGGAGGCTTTCGAGGCGTTTTACGAGGGGTGTGAACATCCGTTGTATTATAACGGGGACATTTTGACCTTGGAGGATATTCAAGCCGTGACGGAGCGTTTCCCTCGTTTGGAGGGAGTGATGATCGGGAGAGGTTTGTTGGCGAACCCGGCCTTGGCACAAGAGTACGTGGAGGGAAGGGTGCTTGCTGGGGAGGAACGATTGAGGAAGTTCAAGGCATTTCATGCCGAATTACTTGCGGGGTATGCCGAACGATTGCAGGGGGATCATCAGTTGTTGATGAAGATGAAAACGTTCTGGGAGTATTTCATGCCTTCAACGGACCGGAAGGTTTTGAAGAAAATTCACAAGAGCAATAAGTTGACGCAGTATAACGAGGCGGTGGTAAAGGCTTTTATGCCGGGTGACGAGGAAGAGTAA
- a CDS encoding YbaN family protein, whose amino-acid sequence MKRTIYIIIGCISVVLGIIGIFVPGLPTTPFLLLSSWLFYNSSKRLHNALHRSKWLGPYLRRFQERKGVGWKTKAVSIVCMWTMISISAFVVFENWHVRLLLLGLGVIGTCSVLFIVPNAKNN is encoded by the coding sequence ATGAAGAGAACGATATATATCATCATCGGTTGTATTTCCGTGGTTTTGGGGATTATTGGCATTTTTGTTCCCGGGTTACCGACTACACCCTTTTTGTTGTTGAGTTCGTGGTTGTTCTATAATAGTTCGAAACGATTACATAATGCTTTACACCGTTCGAAATGGTTGGGGCCTTACTTAAGGCGTTTTCAAGAACGTAAGGGTGTCGGGTGGAAGACAAAAGCGGTGTCGATAGTGTGTATGTGGACGATGATTTCTATTTCGGCTTTCGTGGTTTTCGAGAACTGGCATGTGCGTTTGTTGCTTTTGGGTTTGGGGGTGATCGGGACGTGTAGCGTGTTATTCATTGTCCCTAATGCTAAAAATAATTAA